The following proteins are encoded in a genomic region of Candidatus Zixiibacteriota bacterium:
- a CDS encoding MGMT family protein: MRTTRPRTSEALSFTRKVKEIIKKISRGKVATYGQIAAYAGNPRAARQVTWILHSSTSRDKLPWHRVINRQGRISLKPNYGYEIQKALLHKEGIKFNKNDRIDFERYLWTPHFQGSRRL; this comes from the coding sequence ATGAGGACAACTCGACCAAGAACATCTGAAGCATTGTCTTTCACCCGGAAAGTAAAAGAAATCATCAAGAAGATATCTCGTGGCAAAGTCGCTACCTATGGTCAAATAGCTGCCTATGCTGGTAATCCCCGTGCTGCCCGTCAGGTTACATGGATTCTGCATTCATCTACTTCAAGAGATAAATTGCCCTGGCACAGGGTCATAAACCGTCAGGGGAGGATCTCGCTCAAACCGAACTATGGTTATGAAATTCAAAAAGCCTTATTGCATAAGGAAGGTATAAAATTCAACAAAAACGATAGAATTGATTTTGAGCGTTATCTCTGGACTCCCCATTTTCAAGGTAGCCGCAGGCTTTAG
- a CDS encoding CPBP family intramembrane metalloprotease — protein MENQTPQKIKLSLKEICLAWFGLIFSSLVIGIIAASALGPPEPVVLKWGIGDFSIFAISLYCIGSLIAVGVLYLLLKERGLNLKDIGLKGKLSLPSLGYALIAVIVAFILYPSIEALLKTMSVSMFWRPEKVTPLKLISVFDFLLVLLFAVILGPIVEEIIFRGYIFTAFLQRMKKPIFAFFLSALIFTSVHIFLGPGVMVFIFFWSFIPAYLYLKFNSLYPAILFHMVNNFIAYIVFPLFFYR, from the coding sequence ATGGAGAATCAGACCCCTCAGAAAATCAAATTAAGTTTGAAGGAGATCTGTTTAGCCTGGTTTGGGCTAATTTTCAGCTCGCTTGTTATAGGAATCATCGCTGCTTCCGCCCTGGGACCCCCTGAACCAGTGGTCTTGAAATGGGGTATTGGTGATTTCTCCATTTTTGCAATCAGTCTTTATTGCATAGGCTCACTCATCGCTGTTGGAGTTCTTTATTTACTCCTGAAGGAGCGTGGACTTAATTTAAAAGACATTGGTTTAAAGGGTAAGTTGTCTCTCCCCTCTTTGGGTTACGCCTTAATTGCTGTGATTGTCGCATTCATTCTATATCCCTCAATTGAAGCTCTTTTGAAAACTATGAGTGTAAGTATGTTCTGGAGACCTGAAAAAGTCACACCACTTAAATTGATTTCTGTATTCGATTTCCTTTTGGTACTTCTCTTCGCAGTTATCCTCGGCCCTATAGTTGAAGAGATTATTTTTAGAGGTTATATATTTACAGCATTCCTGCAAAGAATGAAAAAGCCAATATTTGCTTTTTTTCTTTCAGCTCTGATCTTTACCAGTGTTCATATCTTCTTAGGACCTGGAGTGATGGTTTTTATCTTCTTCTGGTCATTTATTCCTGCCTATCTCTACTTAAAGTTCAATAGCTTGTATCCAGCAATTCTATTCCATATGGTGAACAATTTCATAGCCTATATAGTTTTTCCGCTATTCTTCTATAGATAG
- a CDS encoding TdeIII family type II restriction endonuclease: MALSPQQIANLENVLRDSLRHKFQNYNPEPASMPFHTRLLGRDRMALFSFIHSLNTNFGTSIFEPVALVLASSRFATAASHQTAGTQISSEAHRVIQNIMDGLATANSSPNKPTEINAIRAVCRQGEMKTVKLTKVDLKLVAHEGTIYLFDLKTAKPNVGGFKEYKRTLLEWIAALLATDPTATAQSLIAIPYNPYEPQPYNRWTMRGMLDLDNELKVAEEFWDFLGGAGAYQDLLDVFERIGIELRPEIDGFFERHEQQ, encoded by the coding sequence ATGGCTCTATCTCCACAACAGATTGCAAATCTTGAGAATGTCTTACGCGACAGCCTGAGACATAAGTTCCAAAACTACAACCCAGAGCCAGCGTCAATGCCTTTTCACACGCGGCTACTTGGCCGTGACCGAATGGCTTTATTCTCCTTCATCCATTCACTGAACACAAATTTCGGAACAAGTATTTTTGAACCTGTCGCGTTAGTATTAGCATCATCACGTTTTGCCACAGCTGCATCACACCAGACAGCAGGAACACAAATTTCATCAGAGGCACATAGAGTAATTCAAAACATCATGGATGGATTAGCAACGGCTAATTCATCTCCAAACAAACCAACGGAAATCAATGCTATCAGGGCAGTTTGCAGACAAGGAGAAATGAAAACCGTAAAGCTGACTAAAGTCGATCTTAAACTTGTTGCTCACGAGGGGACGATCTATCTCTTTGACCTCAAGACAGCAAAACCAAACGTCGGTGGTTTCAAAGAATACAAAAGGACTCTTCTAGAATGGATTGCTGCACTCCTTGCAACTGACCCAACAGCAACAGCACAATCGCTCATCGCTATTCCCTACAACCCTTACGAGCCACAGCCTTATAACCGCTGGACAATGCGAGGAATGTTAGACCTTGATAACGAGTTGAAAGTTGCAGAGGAGTTTTGGGATTTTCTTGGAGGTGCGGGTGCATATCAGGACTTACTTGATGTCTTTGAAAGAATTGGAATTGAATTACGACCAGAAATTGACGGCTTTTTTGAAAGACACGAGCAGCAGTAA